CCCGTCCAGAAGCAACGAGCTTCACAGCATCTTCCAACTGATCGCGTCGAACGCTTCCCACACCTAGGATCTGTGCGCGCTTGAAAAAAACGAACGCGGGATTGATTGAAATCTCCTCACGGACGAGCTGCCCGACCATCACGTACCGGCCCCCAAGTGCGAGGCACTTGAAGCTCGGAGTGAAAACACGACTCCCGACGTTATCGATTACGACGTCGACTCCTTTGCCATCGGTCAACGCCTGAACCTCCTTGGAGAAGTCGGCGCCTCCGGCCGCGACGACGACATGATGCGCACCCGCCTCCAGCAGTGAGTTGCTCTTTTCGTGCGAGCGACTGAGCGCGATCACAGTCGCGCCGGCGCTGCGGGCAATCTCAATGGTCGGAAGACCCACGCCACCGCTAGCGCCTGTGACGAGCACAGTCTCGCCAATCCGCACCTTTCCAGTGTCGCGCACTGCGTTAAGAGCAACGCCGGTCGAAGGCCCCAGCATGCAGGCAATCTCGAATGGCATGTCGGCGGGAATCACGGCGCAGACTTCTTCAGGCAGGGCCGCATACTCGGCGTAACCGCCATGGACCGGCTGCCGCCTTT
Above is a window of Hyphomicrobiales bacterium DNA encoding:
- a CDS encoding Zinc-binding dehydrogenase translates to MRAVVMRELGAPSVLKIEDIPIPAVQPEEVLVKVGAVGVTYHDVVQRNGTMRRHTELPIILGYEIAGTVERLGERVSHLKVGDRICTKAFHSCGRCRLCRNGMETACERRQPVHGGYAEYAALPEEVCAVIPADMPFEIACMLGPSTGVALNAVRDTGKVRIGETVLVTGASGGVGLPTIEIARSAGATVIALSRSHEKSNSLLEAGAHHVVVAAGGADFSKEVQALTDGKGVDVVIDNVGSRVFTPSFKCLALGGRYVMVGQLVREEISINPAFVFFKRAQILGVGSVRRDQLEDAVKLVASGRVRPKVAGVMPLEDVVKAHEKVEAGMLVGRVVLRP